A genome region from Euphorbia lathyris chromosome 4, ddEupLath1.1, whole genome shotgun sequence includes the following:
- the LOC136227762 gene encoding ultraviolet-B receptor UVR8 produces MNGNGEGKADEAMVKVEEMVKERLVFMSGYLPGALPQRSPILSPVVVPPVGFTWKDVFGGGCGFAMAISECGKLITWGSTDDLGQSYVTSGKHGEIPEPFPLPTEAPVVRAAAGWAHCVAATDSGEVFTWGWKECVPSGKVFGETTVLGALEKDASERQNLMYTEQASPHTHASRSSGGNDSRGSGDESTKRRKISSAKQTAESSSSGEETLSALPCLVTLNPGVRIATVAAGGRHTLVLSDLGQVWGWGYGGEGQLGLGSRIRMVSSPHPIPCVDPYGKDRSGAISRGVVTSEGHGFRVPGSYVKGIACGGRHSAVITDAGAVLTFGWGLYGQCGQGSTDDEMSPSCVSSLLGIRIVGVSAGLWHTVCISADGDVYAFGGNQFGQLGTGSDQAEISPRLLDAPSLEDKHAKVVSCGARHTSLITEEGQAFSWGWNKYGQLGLGDVIDRNIPCPVTVEGCVPRNVACGWWHTLLLAESPT; encoded by the exons ATGAATGGCAATGGGGAGGGAAAGGCGGATGAGGCGATGGTCAAAGTGGAGGAAATGGTGAAGGAGAGGTTGGTCTTCATGTCCGGATACCTTCCTGGAGCCTTGCCTCAAAGGTCGCCGATTTTGTCGCCGGTCGTTGTTCCTCCTGTTGGATTTACTTGGAAGGATGTTTTTGGCGGCGGTTGTGGATTCGCCATGGCTATTTCTG AGTGTGGAAAGCTCATTACATGGGGTTCAACTGATGATCTAGGTCAAAGCTATGTGACTTCCGGGAAGCATGGG GAAATACCTGAACCATTTCCTCTCCCAACTGAAGCTCCCGTTGTAAGAGCTGCAGCTGGTTGGGCCCATTGTGTTGCAGCTACGG ATAGTGGAGAAGTTTTTACATGGGGTTGGAAAGAGTGCGTTCCTTCGGGGAAGGTATTTGGAGAGACAACAGTTTTGGGGGCCCTGGAAAAGGATGCGTCTGAAAGACAAAATCTAATGTATACAGAGCAAG CCAGCCCTCACACACACGCCTCAAGATCTAGTGGTGGAAATGATAGCAGAGGAAGTGGAGATGAAAGTACTAAACGCAGGAAGATATCATCTGCAAAACAAACAGCCGAAAGCTCATCTTCTGGTGAAGAAACACTCTCAGCATTGCCATGTTTAGTAACATTGAATCCAGGAGTCAGGATTGCCACTGTTGCTGCTGGCGGTCGCCACACTTTAGTATTGTCAG ATTTAGGACAGGTGTGGGGTTGGGGCTATGGAGGTGAAGGGCAACTTGGGTTGGGCTCCCGGATACGCATGGTGTCCTCTCCTCATCCTATACCTTGTGTTGACCCTTATGGAAAAGATAGATCTGGAGCAATTTCTCGAGGAGTCGTGACTTCAGAAGGACATGGTTTTAGAGTTCCTGGAAGTTATGTGAAGGGGATTGCTTGTGGAGGGAGACATAGTGCAGTAATCACAG ATGCTGGAGCGGTTCTCACGTTTGGCTGGGGACTCTACGGACAG TGTGGACAAGGGAGTACAGATGATGAAATGAGCCCATCCTGTGTATCTTCACTACTCGGCATACGGATAGTGGGTGTTTCTGCAGGCTTGTGGCACACAGTTTGTATTTCTGCTGATGGTGATGTCTATGCATTTGGTGGGAATCAGTTTGGACAGTTGGGAACTGGCAGTGATCAAGCAGAG ATTAGTCCTAGGCTCTTGGATGCTCCAAGCTTGGAAGATAAACATGCAAAAGTTGTCTCTTGCGGGGCACGTCACACTTCTCTAATCACAG AGGAAGGGCAAGCCTTTTCCTGGGGTTGGAACAAATATGGCCAG CTTGGACTAGGGGATGTGATTGACCGCAATATTCCTTGTCCCGTTACCGTAGAAGGTTGTGTCCCTCGGAATGTAGCATGTGGATGGTGGCATACCCTGCTCTTGGCCGAATCACCTACTTGA